From Vitis vinifera cultivar Pinot Noir 40024 chromosome 3, ASM3070453v1, the proteins below share one genomic window:
- the LOC100852435 gene encoding probable receptor-like serine/threonine-protein kinase At4g34500: MASSGYAPNDSVSNKVTEKTSVLGLKLYVVIAIVAIVVIAVSLLIFLRLRYKRKSRKRQVLEKRGSGLIPLVSKEIVEIKGADRVEEIKIGEIVKGEKEVKRLENMSSDKEAGDEIDGPKRSEESDLSRESRSEALSVVTVEAQNIGWGRWYSLRELEMATNGFVEENVIGEGGYGVVYRGVLPDGSVVAVKNLLNNKGQAQREFKVEVEAIGKVRHKNLVGLVGYCAEGPQRMLVYEYVDNGNLEQWLHGDVGPVSPLTWDIRMKIAVGTAKGLAYLHEGLEPKVVHRDVKSSNILLDRKWNPKVSDFGLAKLLGSEASYVTTRVMGTFGYVSPEYASTGMLSEGSDVYSFGVLLMEIITGRSPVDYSRPVGEMNLVDWFKGMVAGRRGEELVDPLIEVQPSPRALKRALLVCLRCIDLDANKRPKMGQIVHMLEADEFPFRAEHRLARETDPLPSRVAVTDKISPPIKHAGSHDVEKSKWR; this comes from the exons ATGGCGTCTTCCGGCTATGCTCCCAACGACTCCGTGTCTAACAAAGTCACAGAGAAAACGTCGGTTTTAGGGTTGAAGCTCTATGTTGTCATCGCAATAGTTGCCATAGTTGTCATAGCCGTTTCACTTCTGATCTTTCTCCGTCTACGTTATAAACGGAAGTCCAGGAAGCGTCAAGTGCTCGAGAAGCGCGGTTCGGGTTTGATTCCTCTGGTTTCGAAGGAGATCGTGGAAATCAAAGGCGCGGATCGTGTGGAAGAGATTAAGATCGGTGAAATTGTGAAGGGGGAGAAGGAGGTTAAAAGACTTGAAAATATGAGCTCGGATAAGGAGGCCGGGGATGAGATCGACGGCCCGAAACGAAGTGAAGAAAGCGATTTGTCTCGTGAGAGTCGGAGCGAAGCTTTGTCGGTGGTGACAGTGGAGGCGCAGAACATCGGGTGGGGACGGTGGTACAGTTTAAGAGAGCTGGAGATGGCGACCAATGGATTTGTCGAAGAAAATGTGATTGGAGAAGGAGGCTATGGTGTGGTTTACAGAGGGGTTTTGCCCGATGGCTCTGTAGTGGCCGTGAAGAATCTGCTGAACAATAA AGGGCAGGCACAGAGGGAGTTCAAGGTGGAAGTTGAAGCCATTGGAAAAGTAAGACATAAGAACTTGGTAGGCCTAGTTGGGTATTGTGCAGAAGGTCCCCAAAG GATGCTTGTTTATGAATATGTTGACAATGGCAATTTGGAGCAGTGGTTGCATGGTGATGTAGGGCCTGTCAGTCCTCTAACATGGGATATTCGGATGAAGATTGCTGTTGGAACTGCAAAAGG GCTTGCCTATTTGCATGAAGGGTTAGAACCCAAAGTTGTACACCGAGATGTAAAATCCAGTAACATTCTTCTGGATAGAAAGTGGAACCCAAAAGTATCAGATTTTGGACTAGCCAAGCTCTTAGGATCTGAGGCAAGCTATGTCACTACACGAGTAATGGGAACCTTTGG ATATGTCTCTCCCGAGTATGCAAGCACGGGTATGCTTAGTGAAGGGAGTGATGTCTATAGTTTTGGAGTTCTACTTATGGAGATAATTACTGGAAGGAGCCCGGTTGATTATTCCAGACCAGTTGGAGAG ATGAACTTAGTTGATTGGTTTAAAGGAATGGTAGCTGGTCGTCGTGGAGAAGAGCTGGTGGACCCTTTGATTGAAGTTCAACCCTCTCCAAGAGCTTTGAAGCGGGCATTGCTGGTTTGTCTCCGCTGTATAGATTTGGATGCCAATAAGCGGCCAAAGATGGGGCAGATTGTGCATATGCTTGAGGCGGATGAGTTCCCATTCCGTGCT GAACACCGATTGGCCCGAGAGACAGATCCTCTCCCTTCCCGTGTTGCTGTGACTGATAAAATATCTCCTCCAATCAAGCATGCTGGGAGTCATGATGTGGAGAAATCTAAGTGGAGATGA
- the LOC100853345 gene encoding cyclase-associated protein 1, whose product MDEKLIQRLESAVTRLEVVTAGFRGGGSPETGAEAALDPAIVAFDDLMAEFVARVSAAAGKIGGKVLEATKILEEAFSVQKELLVKVKQSQKPDPAGMAEFLKPLHEVIMKANALTEGRRSDFFNHLKTAADSLTALAWIAYTGKDCGMSLPIAHVEESWQMAEFYNNKILVEYKTKDPNHVEWAKALKELYVPGLRDYVKRFYPLGPVWNPTGKTTASAPPKAPGPSAPAPPPPPPASLFSSEPSQASSSRPKEGMAAVFQEINSGKPATSGLRKVTDDMKTKNRADRSGVVGAGQKEGRVSSPSFSKAGPPKLELQMGRKWVVENQIGRKNLVIDDCDAKQSVYVYGCKDSVLKIQGKVNNITIDKCTKMGIVFADVVAACEVVNCNSVEVQCQGSAPTISVDNTAGCQLYLGKDALEASITTAKSSEINVLVPGAEPDGDWGEHALPQQYIHVFKDGQFVTTPVSHSGG is encoded by the exons ATGGATGAGAAGCTCATTCAGAGATTGGAGTCCGCGGTGACGCGGCTCGAGGTGGTCACCGCCGGATTCCGAGGAGGTGGTTCGCCGGAGACTGGTGCCGAGGCGGCGCTCGATCCGGCGATCGTGGCGTTCGATGATCTAATGGCGGAGTTTGTCGCTAGGGTTTCGGCTGCTGCGGGGAAGATTGGAGGGAAGGTTTTGGAGGCGACGAAGATTCTGGAGGAGGCGTTCTCGGTTCAAAAGGAGCTGCTTGTGAAGGTCAAGCAGAGTCAG AAACCTGACCCTGCTGGCATGGCTGAATTTCTCAAGCCATTGCATGAAGTAATCATGAAAGCAAATGCATTGACAGAAGGGAGGCGATCTGATTTCTTTAACCACTTGAAAACTGCTGCCGACAGTCTCACTGCTTTAGCTTGGATTGCATACACTGGGAAAGATTGCG gTATGAGCCTTCCTATCGCACATGTGGAAGAGAGTTGGCAAATGGCTGAATTCTACAACAACAAG ATTCTTGTAGAGTACAAAACAAAAGACCCAAATCATGTGGAATGGGCCAAAGCTCTGAAAGAACTTTATGTGCCGGGTTTGAGAGATTATGTTAAGCGTTTCTATCCTCTGGGTCCAGTATGGAATCCTACTGGCAAAACAACTGCTTCCGCTCCACCAAAAGCTCCTGGACCAAGTGCTCCTGctcctccacctcctccaccagCATCTCTCTTCAGTTCTGAACCTTCTCAGGCTTCATCGTCACGCCCAAAGGAAGGAATGGCAGCTGTTTTCCAAGAAATCAATTCGGGGAAGCCTGCGACTTCAG GTTTGAGAAAGGTTACAGATGATATGAAGACAAAGAACCGTGCAGATAGAAGTGGTGTTGTTGGTGCCGGTCAAAAAGAAGGCCGTGTCAGTTCACCTTCTTTTTCTAAAGCAGGGCCTCCAAAGTTAGAGCTTCAAATGGGTCGAAA GTGGGTAGTTGAGAACCAAATTGGAAGGAAGAATCTGGTTATTGATGATTGCGATGCAAAACAGTCTGTGTATGTTTATGGATGCAAAGATTCTGTGTTGAAGATTCAAG GGAAAGTTAACAATATAACGATCGACAAATGCACTAAGATGGGAATTGTATTCGCG GATGTTGTTGCTGCTTGTGAGGTTGTAAATTGCAATAGTGTTGAGGTGCAATGTCAG GGTTCAGCTCCGACAATTTCAGTGGACAACACAGCAGGCTGTCAATTGTATTTAGGCAAAGATGCTCTGGAGGCTTCTATAACAACTGCTAAGTCAAGTGAGATTAATGTATTGGTACCTGGTGCTGAGCCTGATGGTGATTGG